The following are encoded together in the Lathyrus oleraceus cultivar Zhongwan6 chromosome 3, CAAS_Psat_ZW6_1.0, whole genome shotgun sequence genome:
- the LOC127131549 gene encoding glycosyltransferase family 92 protein RCOM_0530710, producing MKDRRKKNGVVSWSTFFLFTIVVFLSSIIFTALIFSSIYSFYIPHFHLPKTVFKWRTPTPPQITIRETVTLPDQVLIFLNYPLSFYHHTKNDLQCVYLSDDLAPQLTHEPIQLHSVRLHEQIVRCPMPPRGETVSLRIKSNITLQIKNSSIHNWDPLVYEALFDRDNTTIVFVKGLNLRPEKLSEPSRFQCVYGWDFTKPKFLFKSDVLSTAQEIIRCKTPPSILAQAQTHTQHEGFIKVSIQVEGKKIFPSIARPGIISLLKPPNRKPYELCICTMLRNQARFIKEWVMYHSKIGVERWFIYDNNSDDDIENVIAFLQSAGYNITWHLWAWVKTQEAGFAHCALRARASCEWVGFIDVDEFFNVKIKVDLRHVIWHYSNPEKKVAEIRTPCYSFGPSGLKDVPSEGVMMGYTCRLAGRERHKSIVRPDALNHTLINVVHHFHLKAPFVAVDVENGAMMINHYKYQVWKVFKEKFYRRVATYVADWQKEENVGSKDRVPGLGTKPIEPDDWSNRYCEVKDVSLRNWVLKNFKDKKTHLFPWQPGFELHLKKRQRQKEKGIL from the coding sequence ATGAAAGATCGTAGAAAAAAAAACGGTGTCGTTTCATGGAGCACATTCTTTTTGTTCACCATCGTTGTTTTTTTGTCTTCCATTATCTTTACCGCTCTCATTTTCTCTTCCATATATTCCTTTTACATCCCTCATTTTCACCTCCCAAAAACAGTTTTCAAATGGCGTACACCAACACCGCCGCAAATCACCATCCGAGAAACCGTTACGCTTCCGGATCAGGTTTTGATATTCCTAAATTACCCTTTGTCTTTTTATCATCATACTAAAAATGACCTTCAATGTGTTTACTTATCGGATGACTTGGCTCCTCAGCTCACTCATGAGCCGATTCAGCTTCACTCTGTTAGGCTCCATGAACAAATTGTGCGGTGCCCGATGCCTCCACGTGGCGAAACTGTATCTCTCAGGATAAAATCCAACATTACTCTTCAAATTAAAAACTCTTCAATCCATAACTGGGACCCCTTAGTTTACGAAGCTCTATTCGATCGTGACAACACTACCATCGTATTTGTAAAAGGACTTAATCTTCGACCAGAGAAATTATCTGAACCTTCTAGATTCCAATGCGTGTACGGTTGGGATTTCACAAAGCCCAAATTCTTATTTAAATCAGATGTTTTATCAACTGCCCAAGAGATTATAAGATGCAAAACACCTCCAAGCATTTTAGCCCAAGCCCAAACCCATACCCAACATGAAGGTTTTATTAAAGTATCTATTCAAGTTGAAGGTAAAAAAATATTTCCCTCCATAGCAAGGCCTGGGATTATTTCATTACTTAAACCACCAAACCGAAAACCGTATGAGTTATGCATATGCACGATGCTACGAAACCAAGCCCGATTCATCAAAGAATGGGTAATGTACCATTCAAAAATCGGAGTCGAAAGATGGTTTATTTATGATAACAACAGTGACGACGACATAGAAAATGTGATTGCTTTCTTGCAAAGTGCGGGTTACAACATCACGTGGCACTTATGGGCCTGGGTGAAAACGCAAGAAGCGGGGTTTGCTCATTGTGCTTTAAGGGCCCGGGCCTCATGCGAGTGGGTTGGGTTTATCGACGTCGATGAATTCTTCAACGTGAAGATAAAAGTAGATTTACGACATGTGATTTGGCATTATTCAAATCCCGAGAAAAAGGTAGCGGAAATAAGAACACCGTGCTACAGTTTTGGGCCTTCAGGCCTAAAGGATGTGCCGAGTGAAGGAGTGATGATGGGTTACACATGTCGGTTGGCGGGAAGGGAGAGACATAAGAGTATTGTGAGACCTGATGCACTGAATCACACCCTTATTAATGTCGTGCATCATTTTCATTTGAAAGCACCGTTTGTAGCCGTTGATGTAGAGAATGGTGCGATGATGATTAATCATTATAAATATCAAGTTTGGAAAGTGTTCAAAGAGAAATTTTATAGACGGGTTGCAACTTACGTGGCAGATTGGCAAAAAGAAGAGAATGTGGGGTCTAAAGATAGAGTACCTGGTTTGGGGACTAAACCGATCGAACCAGATGATTGGTCGAATCGGTATTGTGAGGTTAAAGATGTAAGTTTGAGAAATTGGGTTTTAAAGAATTTTAAGGATAAAAAAACTCATCTTTTTCCATGGCAACCAGGGTTTGAGCTTCATCTGAAAAAGAGACAAAGGCAAAAAGAAAAAGGAATTTTATGA
- the LOC127131550 gene encoding protein FAR1-RELATED SEQUENCE 5-like, with translation MEFASIEETRIYYTRYAKNTGFSFRMGRVTKSRTNGPSKIRSVLCTKSGGVDNVRFSPQDVINYLTEKRQKKLENGDTQMMLSYFKSCQLKNPGFFSMLFKWTLKEDQQIVFGLIQGPKWHINTLRVFLVAKYLVRSNDGISPKTIITNQDAAISNAIAKVFPKVNHHYCMWYIEKKVPEYLTRVYHEHGEFKNQFYKCIHQSTTVEEFDSDWEAMIDKYGLQDNQWLNKIFSIQEKWIPAYVRHNFCAGMSTTQRSESMNKYFKDFLNSSTSLSQFVTQYEKALDARYNKEREKTFKTRNSKPLLRTIYPMEEETSKIYTRKMFRIFQDELVGSQLFITEKVKFSIEVLTYKVREIYKEKPIYYVNFHVTSKEASCSCHMFEYSEKVKEMTIEGFQEGSSNASDTSLFNSIMVHSLELSERGSQSEKHHDIAIQNMPKVSDVNIALHDPPLIATKGRPRTLRMKISLEMVRKGSSTCSNCMKKGHTKPKCPNLNQTR, from the exons ATGGAGTTTGCATCAATTGAAGAGACGAGAATTTACTACACAAGGTATGCTAAGAATACAGGTTTTAGTTTTCGTATGGGTCGTGTTACTAAATCAAGAACAAATG GCCCTAGTAAAATAAGATCTGTCTTGTGTACTAAAAGTGGTGGTGTTGATAATGTTAGATTTAGTCCACAAGATGTTATCAATTACTTAACTGAAAAGAGACAAAAAAAGTTAGAAAATGGAGATACTCAAATGATGTTATCATATTTTAAAAGTTGTCAATTGAAGAATCCTGGGTTTTTTTCTATGCTTTTCAAATGGACGTTGAAGGAAGATCAGCAAATTGTTTTTGGATTGATTCAAGGTCCAAAATGGCATATAAATACTTTG AGAGTTTTTTTGGTTGCTAAGTACTTGGTTAGAAGCAATGATGGAATTTCTCCTAAAACTATCATCACAAATCAAGATGCTGCTATTAGTAATGCAATTGCAAAGGTATTTCCAAAGGTTAATCATCATTATTGCATGTGGTATATTGAGAAAAAAGTTCCTGAATACTTGACTCGTGTCTATCATGAACATGGTgaatttaaaaatcaattttacAAGTGCATCCACCAATCTACCACTGTTGAAGAATTTGATTCTGATTGGGAAGCAATGATTGATAAATATGGATTACAAGATAATCAATGGCTAAACAAGATATTCTCCATTCAAGAAAAATGGATTCCTGCTTATGTACGTCACAATTTTTGTGCAGGAATGTCTACCACTCAAAGGAGTGAAAGTATGAATAAATATTTTAAGGATTTTTTGAATTCAAGTACTTCATTAAGCCAATTTGTGACACAATATGAAAAAGCTCTTGATGCACGTTACAACAAGGAAAGAGAGAAGACTTTCAAAACAAGAAATTCAAAGCCACTTTTACGAACTATATATCCCATGGAAGAAGAAACTTCAAAAATTTATACAAGAAAAATGTTTAGAATATTTCAAGATGAGTTGGTTGGTTCTCAATTATTTATCACAGAAAAGGTTAAGTTTTCTATTGAAGTCTTAACGTATAAAGTTCGTGAAATTTACAAAGAGAAGCCTATCTACTATGTGAATTTTCATGTCACTTCAAAAGAAGCAAGTTGTAGTTGTCACATGTTTGAATATTCAG AAAAGGTAAAAGAAATGACAATTGAAGGATTTCAAGAAGGAAGCAGCAACGCTTCTGACACTTCATTGTTTAATAGTATTATGGTTCACTCCCTCGAACTATCAGAAAGAGGTTCACAATCCGAAAAACATCACGATATTGCAATTCAAA ATATGCCAAAAGTATCTGATGTTAACATAGCTTTGCATGACCCTCCACTTATAGCAACTAAAGGACGTCCGCGGACTTTGCGAATGAAAATTAGTTTGGAGATGGTCAGAAAAGGTTCCTCTACTTGTAGTAATTGCATGAAAAAGGGTCATACTAAGCCTAAATGTCCAAATTTAAATCAAACAAG gtga